Proteins from one Comamonas flocculans genomic window:
- the fabI gene encoding enoyl-ACP reductase FabI, which produces MGFLAGKKLLITGVLSNRSIAYGIARACRQQGAELAFSYVGERFKDRITEFAADFDSRLVFDCDVGDDAQIEKLFSDLHAVWGRFDGFVHSIGFAPREAIAGNFFDGLTRENYRIAHDISAYSFAAMAKAALPHLNDQSALLTLTYLGALRSIPNYNTMGLAKASLEASVRYLAEAMGRTEDGRAIRVNGISAGPIKTLAASGIKDFGKLLSRVADAAPLRRNVTIEDVGNVAAFLLSNLAGGMTAEITYVDAGFSQTAGLSADQV; this is translated from the coding sequence ATGGGTTTCCTCGCTGGCAAGAAGCTGCTGATCACCGGCGTGCTGTCCAACCGCTCCATCGCCTACGGCATCGCGCGCGCCTGCCGCCAGCAGGGGGCCGAGCTGGCCTTCAGCTACGTGGGCGAGCGCTTCAAGGACCGCATCACCGAATTCGCGGCCGACTTTGATTCCAGGCTGGTGTTCGACTGCGACGTGGGCGACGACGCCCAGATCGAAAAGCTGTTTTCCGACCTGCACGCCGTCTGGGGGCGCTTTGACGGCTTCGTGCACTCCATCGGCTTCGCGCCGCGCGAGGCGATCGCCGGCAACTTCTTCGACGGCCTGACGCGCGAGAACTACCGCATCGCGCACGACATCAGCGCCTACAGCTTCGCCGCGATGGCCAAGGCCGCGCTGCCGCACCTGAACGACCAGTCCGCGCTGCTCACCCTGACCTACCTCGGTGCCTTGCGCTCCATCCCCAACTACAACACCATGGGTCTGGCCAAGGCAAGCCTCGAAGCCAGCGTGCGCTATCTGGCAGAGGCCATGGGCCGCACCGAGGACGGCCGCGCGATCCGCGTCAACGGCATTTCCGCCGGCCCGATCAAGACACTGGCGGCCAGCGGCATCAAGGACTTCGGCAAGCTGCTCTCGCGCGTGGCCGACGCAGCGCCGCTCAGGCGCAACGTGACGATCGAGGACGTGGGCAACGTCGCCGCCTTCCTGCTGAGCAACCTGGCCGGCGGCATGACCGCCGAGATCACCTACGTGGACGCGGGCTTCAGCCAGACCGCGGGCCTGTCGGCCGACCAGGTCTGA
- a CDS encoding diguanylate cyclase domain-containing protein, translating to MMPAAPRQPRRRSLHAQFVRSLLGPLVLAFALAAGTSLWVSYRSSTAQAAEQRILTLQAFSHSLTQPQWDCDKTTAQGIIDTLARMPQVDGVRLHDTCSDTLLHAGRAMAGPPPAGPDHLESPVVYRDPQGRDYTVGQLQISYHPLSARDAAMQSLVPQLGIFLTMLAVVLVGAARVFEHAVGQPLARFRAAILASRPVHAAHAPAPRWLDELGDVTQAYDKLVHELKRLARHDPLTGLANRRALEEHLEHALHQGAPGLHVLLLDLDGFKPVNDRYGHAVGDAVLQGVAQRLRAALRQSDLVARLGGDEFVIVAPDRGAPEALERLLDKVDEAVRAPLVCDEHVLRVHASMGMALFPRDGHSAAALLAHADAAMYAAKQAGTPSGQGPA from the coding sequence ATGATGCCCGCCGCGCCCAGGCAGCCGCGCCGCCGCAGCCTGCATGCGCAATTCGTGCGCAGCCTGCTGGGGCCGCTGGTGCTGGCCTTCGCGCTGGCCGCCGGCACCAGCCTGTGGGTGAGCTACCGCAGCAGCACTGCGCAAGCGGCGGAGCAGCGAATCCTCACGCTGCAGGCCTTCAGCCATTCGCTGACCCAACCCCAATGGGACTGCGACAAGACCACCGCGCAAGGCATCATCGACACCCTCGCGCGCATGCCGCAAGTCGATGGCGTGCGCCTGCACGACACCTGCAGCGACACCCTGCTGCACGCCGGCCGAGCCATGGCGGGCCCGCCGCCCGCGGGGCCTGATCACCTGGAAAGCCCCGTGGTCTACCGCGACCCACAAGGGCGCGACTACACCGTGGGGCAATTGCAAATCAGCTACCACCCCTTGTCTGCGCGCGATGCCGCCATGCAGAGCCTGGTGCCGCAGCTCGGCATCTTCCTGACCATGCTGGCCGTGGTGCTGGTGGGCGCCGCCCGGGTGTTCGAGCATGCCGTCGGCCAGCCCCTCGCGCGCTTTCGCGCCGCCATCCTGGCATCGCGGCCGGTGCACGCGGCGCACGCACCCGCGCCGCGCTGGCTCGACGAGCTCGGCGACGTGACGCAGGCCTACGACAAGCTGGTGCACGAGCTCAAGCGCCTGGCGCGCCACGACCCGCTCACCGGACTGGCCAACCGCCGGGCGCTGGAGGAACACCTGGAGCATGCGCTGCACCAGGGCGCGCCGGGTCTGCACGTGCTGCTGCTGGACCTCGACGGGTTCAAGCCCGTCAACGACCGCTACGGCCATGCCGTCGGCGACGCGGTGCTGCAGGGCGTGGCGCAGCGCCTGCGCGCGGCGCTGCGTCAGTCCGATCTGGTGGCGCGGCTCGGCGGCGATGAATTCGTCATCGTCGCGCCCGACCGGGGGGCGCCCGAAGCACTGGAGCGTCTGCTGGACAAGGTGGATGAGGCGGTGCGTGCCCCGCTGGTGTGCGATGAGCACGTGCTGCGCGTACACGCCAGCATGGGCATGGCGCTGTTTCCGCGCGATGGACACAGCGCCGCCGCGCTGCTGGCACATGCCGACGCGGCAATGTATGCGGCCAAGCAAGCCGGCACCCCGTCCGGGCAAGGCCCGGCTTGA
- a CDS encoding type II toxin-antitoxin system VapC family toxin: MILADAGFFYALADADDAWHARAVRALPTQEEGWITTWPVLTEATHLIQHWIGVDAAHALLGDVAAGGIAVWQWEAAQTERLAHLMQRYAKLPMDLADGSLVLLAEHLGHGRILTTDERDFGAYRFKSHAPFQNLLAGGGAWLKHWQTASPPPAARGSASSATGWATGA, from the coding sequence GTGATCCTTGCCGACGCCGGTTTTTTCTACGCCTTGGCGGACGCGGATGACGCCTGGCACGCGCGCGCCGTACGGGCGCTGCCCACGCAGGAAGAGGGCTGGATCACCACCTGGCCGGTGCTGACCGAAGCTACGCATCTGATCCAGCACTGGATAGGCGTGGATGCCGCGCACGCCCTGCTGGGCGACGTGGCCGCGGGTGGCATTGCCGTCTGGCAGTGGGAAGCAGCGCAAACCGAGCGGCTGGCGCACCTGATGCAGCGCTACGCCAAGCTGCCCATGGACCTGGCCGACGGCTCCCTGGTGCTGCTGGCCGAGCACCTGGGGCATGGGCGCATCCTGACGACCGATGAGCGCGACTTTGGCGCCTACCGTTTCAAGAGCCATGCGCCGTTTCAGAACCTGCTGGCCGGGGGGGGGGCATGGCTGAAGCACTGGCAGACAGCCTCTCCCCCGCCCGCCGCGCGTGGCAGCGCTTCAAGCGCAACCGGCTGGGCTACTGGAGCCTGA
- a CDS encoding extracellular solute-binding protein, protein MRVLSAALSLTLCLLALPARADYAYAMWGDVKEPANFTHFPYVNPDAPKGGELRLVSNSRASTFDKYNPFTVRGNAPAYLSALMFDTLLTGSLDETATGYGLLAEDVSVAPDGLSATFRLRPEARFHDGKPVTAEDVKHSYDTLVGPHVSPGYKTMLWEVAGCDVIDERTVRFRFKAPNRELPLTVGGLPIFSRDWGAGKPFDQVVMDTPMGSGPYRIGPVNFGKDITYVLDPDYWARDLPVRKGTANFGRIEVKIYKDNTARLEALKAGEFDLMRFFSAGDWARRVNGRRFDTGELVKAEFANKLPAGFQSYVLNTRRPLLKDRRVRQALGLAFDYEWMNRHLFYGAYQRVHGLFGNTRCETHGAPTAAERALLAPWRDRLPAAAFGPMVEPPVTPDAMALREHLRQAQKLLSEAGWEVRDGVLQDAQGQPFVLEYMDSSEGGMRTIFSWQRNLAKLGITLNYRSVDFALYQQRLQKFDFDITTIAFQGTNNPGQEFADLFGSAAADQEDSGNFAGVKNPAVDAMIQAMVSAKSLEQMLPACHALDRIIAAEHYLIPQWFAGTHRMVYDAWRLARPEAVPPYSPGEMWVVDTWWSKKP, encoded by the coding sequence ATGCGTGTTTTGTCCGCCGCCCTGTCCCTGACGCTGTGCCTGCTGGCGCTGCCCGCGCGCGCCGACTACGCCTACGCGATGTGGGGCGATGTGAAAGAGCCGGCCAATTTCACCCACTTCCCCTACGTCAATCCCGACGCGCCCAAGGGCGGCGAGCTGCGTCTGGTGAGCAATTCGCGCGCCTCCACCTTCGACAAATACAACCCCTTCACGGTCCGCGGCAACGCCCCCGCCTACCTGAGCGCGCTGATGTTCGACACGCTGCTGACCGGCTCGCTCGACGAGACCGCCACCGGCTACGGCCTGCTGGCCGAGGACGTGAGCGTGGCCCCGGACGGCCTCTCCGCCACCTTCCGCCTGCGGCCCGAGGCGCGCTTTCACGACGGCAAGCCGGTGACGGCCGAGGACGTGAAGCACAGCTACGACACGCTGGTGGGCCCCCACGTCTCGCCGGGCTACAAGACCATGCTCTGGGAAGTGGCGGGCTGTGACGTGATCGACGAGCGCACCGTGCGCTTTCGCTTCAAGGCGCCCAACCGCGAGCTGCCGCTGACCGTCGGCGGCCTGCCCATCTTCAGCCGCGACTGGGGCGCGGGCAAGCCCTTCGACCAGGTGGTGATGGACACGCCCATGGGTAGCGGCCCCTACCGGATCGGCCCGGTGAATTTCGGCAAGGACATCACCTACGTGCTCGACCCCGACTACTGGGCGCGCGACCTGCCGGTGCGAAAGGGCACGGCCAACTTCGGCCGCATCGAGGTCAAGATCTACAAGGACAACACCGCGCGGCTGGAGGCGCTCAAGGCGGGCGAATTCGACCTGATGCGCTTCTTCAGCGCGGGCGACTGGGCGCGGCGGGTGAACGGCAGACGCTTTGACACCGGCGAGCTGGTGAAGGCGGAGTTCGCCAACAAGCTGCCCGCGGGTTTTCAGAGCTACGTGCTCAATACCCGCCGTCCGCTGCTCAAGGACCGGCGCGTGCGCCAGGCGCTGGGACTGGCCTTCGACTACGAATGGATGAACCGCCACCTGTTCTACGGTGCCTACCAGCGCGTGCACGGCTTGTTCGGCAATACGCGCTGCGAGACGCACGGCGCGCCGACGGCGGCCGAGCGCGCGCTGCTGGCGCCCTGGCGCGACCGCTTGCCTGCCGCTGCCTTCGGCCCCATGGTGGAGCCCCCGGTCACGCCCGATGCGATGGCGCTGCGCGAGCACCTGCGCCAGGCGCAAAAGCTGTTGAGCGAGGCGGGATGGGAGGTGAGGGACGGCGTGCTGCAAGACGCCCAGGGCCAGCCCTTCGTGCTCGAATACATGGACAGCAGCGAGGGCGGCATGCGCACCATCTTCTCGTGGCAGCGCAACCTGGCCAAGCTGGGCATCACGCTGAACTATCGCTCGGTCGATTTCGCGCTCTACCAGCAGCGCTTGCAGAAGTTCGATTTCGACATCACCACCATCGCCTTCCAGGGCACGAACAACCCGGGGCAGGAGTTTGCCGACCTGTTCGGCAGCGCTGCGGCCGATCAGGAGGATTCAGGCAACTTCGCCGGAGTGAAGAACCCGGCGGTGGACGCGATGATCCAGGCCATGGTGTCGGCCAAAAGCCTGGAGCAGATGCTGCCCGCCTGCCACGCGCTGGACCGCATCATTGCGGCCGAGCATTATCTGATTCCCCAGTGGTTCGCCGGCACCCACCGCATGGTGTATGACGCCTGGCGCCTGGCCAGGCCCGAGGCGGTGCCGCCTTACTCGCCCGGGGAGATGTGGGTGGTGGACACCTGGTGGTCTAAAAAACCATAG
- a CDS encoding microcin C ABC transporter permease YejB, with protein sequence MTAYVLKRILLMLPTLLGVLLLTFVVIQFVPGGPVEQYLAEAKAGMAGHGGGGEGAGMAYRGAQGVDSQRLAQIKKLYGFDEPAHVRFFKMLGQFARFDLGRSFFQNKDVWQLIKEKMPVSVSLGLWTFFISYLVAVPLGVAKAVRAGSRFDLATTILILIGYAIPGFVLGLALLVVFGGQLQWFPLRGLTSSNWETLGWGARIVDYLWHITLPVIAMVAGSFAVTAMLTKNAFLEEIRKQYVLTARAKGLTERQVLYKHVFRNALIPIVTGFPSAFIGAFFTGSLLIETLFSLDGLGLLSYESVIRRDYPVVLGTLYLFTLIGLFTKLISDLCYVWVDPRVKFD encoded by the coding sequence ATGACCGCCTACGTCCTCAAGCGCATCCTCCTGATGCTGCCCACGCTGCTCGGGGTGCTGCTGCTCACCTTCGTGGTGATCCAGTTCGTGCCCGGCGGCCCGGTGGAGCAGTACCTGGCCGAGGCCAAGGCCGGCATGGCCGGGCATGGCGGCGGGGGCGAGGGCGCGGGCATGGCCTACCGCGGCGCGCAGGGGGTGGACAGCCAGCGCCTGGCGCAGATCAAGAAGCTCTACGGCTTTGACGAGCCGGCGCATGTGCGCTTCTTCAAGATGCTCGGGCAGTTTGCGCGCTTTGATCTCGGGCGCAGCTTCTTCCAGAACAAGGACGTGTGGCAGCTCATCAAGGAGAAGATGCCGGTCTCCGTCAGCCTGGGGCTGTGGACCTTCTTCATCAGCTACCTCGTCGCGGTGCCGCTGGGCGTGGCCAAGGCGGTGCGCGCGGGTTCGCGCTTTGACCTGGCGACGACCATCCTGATCCTCATCGGCTACGCCATCCCGGGCTTCGTGCTCGGCCTGGCGCTGCTCGTCGTCTTTGGCGGGCAGTTGCAGTGGTTTCCGCTGCGCGGCCTCACCTCCAGCAACTGGGAGACCCTGGGCTGGGGCGCGCGCATCGTCGATTACCTCTGGCACATCACGCTGCCGGTGATTGCCATGGTGGCGGGCAGCTTTGCCGTCACCGCCATGCTGACCAAGAACGCCTTCCTCGAAGAAATCCGCAAGCAGTACGTGCTCACCGCGCGCGCCAAGGGCCTCACCGAGCGGCAGGTGCTCTACAAGCACGTGTTTCGCAACGCGCTCATTCCCATCGTCACCGGCTTTCCCTCGGCCTTCATCGGCGCGTTCTTCACCGGCTCGCTGTTGATCGAAACCTTGTTCTCGCTCGACGGCCTGGGCCTGCTCAGCTACGAGAGCGTGATCCGGCGCGACTACCCCGTGGTGCTGGGCACGCTGTATCTCTTCACGCTGATCGGGCTGTTCACCAAGCTGATTTCCGACCTTTGCTACGTCTGGGTCGATCCACGGGTGAAGTTTGATTGA
- a CDS encoding TIGR03862 family flavoprotein, producing MAAEVLSRAGVAVDVFDAMPSAGRKFLLAGKGGLNLTHSEPLAPFTGRFRQGDGVGAADAVASWLRDFGPEAVRGWAAGLGVQTFVGSSGRVFPTEMKAAPLLRAWLLRLRQPDAPGAAPVRFHMRHRWAGWAADTSDSIAAGACPASAGGVFCFETPAGAVAVRPRAAVLALGGGSWPRLGSDGAWAPWLAQAGAEVAPLVPANCGFDVGWSAHLAERFAGVPLKNVVLSFVDGQGRRFERRGECVLTATGMEGSLVYAASSLLRDEIAAHGHATLHLNLQPDRTRAQVLAAVAHPRGSRSLSSHLKSRLGLQAVHLALLHECIDSEALRDPLRLAAALQTLPVTLRAPRPVAQAISSGGGVRFASLTDDLQLRGMPGVFCAGEMLDWEAPTGGYLLTACLASGVRAAQGVLRHLRGGEQAGGPSMPPGHAGGL from the coding sequence ATGGCCGCCGAAGTGCTGTCGCGCGCCGGCGTGGCGGTGGATGTCTTTGACGCCATGCCCTCGGCGGGCCGCAAGTTCCTGCTGGCGGGCAAGGGCGGGCTGAACCTGACGCATTCGGAGCCGCTGGCGCCGTTCACCGGGCGCTTTCGCCAGGGCGATGGCGTTGGGGCGGCGGATGCGGTGGCGTCGTGGCTGCGCGACTTCGGGCCCGAGGCGGTGCGCGGTTGGGCGGCGGGGCTGGGCGTGCAGACCTTCGTGGGCTCGTCCGGGCGGGTGTTTCCGACGGAGATGAAGGCCGCCCCGCTGCTGCGCGCCTGGCTGCTGCGGCTGCGTCAGCCGGATGCGCCGGGTGCGGCGCCGGTGCGCTTTCACATGCGCCACCGCTGGGCGGGGTGGGCGGCGGATACTTCCGATTCAATAGCTGCTGGCGCTTGCCCAGCAAGCGCTGGAGGCGTTTTTTGCTTTGAAACACCTGCCGGCGCCGTGGCCGTGCGCCCGCGTGCCGCCGTGCTGGCGCTGGGCGGTGGCAGTTGGCCGCGCCTGGGCTCGGATGGCGCCTGGGCGCCCTGGCTGGCGCAGGCGGGGGCCGAGGTGGCGCCGCTGGTGCCGGCCAACTGCGGCTTCGACGTGGGCTGGTCCGCCCATCTGGCCGAGCGTTTTGCCGGCGTGCCCTTGAAGAACGTGGTGCTGTCCTTTGTCGATGGACAGGGCCGGCGCTTTGAGCGGCGCGGTGAATGCGTGCTGACGGCCACGGGCATGGAAGGCAGCCTGGTCTACGCGGCCAGCAGCCTGCTGCGCGACGAAATTGCGGCACACGGCCACGCCACGCTGCACCTGAATCTGCAGCCCGACCGCACGCGCGCGCAGGTGCTGGCGGCGGTGGCGCATCCGCGCGGCAGCCGCAGCCTGTCCTCGCACCTGAAGAGCCGCCTGGGACTGCAGGCGGTGCATCTCGCCTTGCTGCATGAGTGCATCGACAGCGAGGCGCTGCGCGATCCGCTGCGGCTGGCGGCGGCGCTGCAAACCCTGCCGGTCACGCTGCGCGCGCCCAGGCCGGTGGCGCAGGCCATCAGCAGCGGCGGCGGCGTGCGCTTTGCCTCGCTCACGGACGACTTGCAGCTGCGCGGCATGCCGGGCGTGTTCTGCGCCGGCGAGATGCTGGACTGGGAGGCGCCGACGGGGGGTTACCTGCTCACGGCCTGCCTGGCCAGCGGCGTGCGCGCGGCCCAGGGGGTGCTGCGGCATTTGCGCGGTGGCGAACAGGCCGGCGGCCCGTCGATGCCGCCCGGGCACGCGGGCGGCTTATAG
- a CDS encoding chemotaxis protein, with the protein MAKPQSEVDERTNLAGSNKFEMLMFRLGKDKALGQSELFGINVFKIREIMAMPAITPVVGADRCSLGVVNLRGQVIPVFDLPHIVGCTPETGLNILLVTEYGRTTQAFAVESVEDIARLDWKQVIPAEASGNVKSLVTSFARLDDDGSGQQRLAQVLDVEAIVQMVTPEAERHTVEGKQLGAKVRMQGEAIVLAADDSFVARALLEQELKALGASYELVKSGREAWERLNALAEVAEAENKSIHDKVGLVLTDLEMPEMDGFTLTRNIKHDARFAGVPVLIHSSLSGTTNEDLVRKVGANGYVAKFEATELANAIRSALGSSPGAAGA; encoded by the coding sequence ATGGCAAAACCACAGTCCGAAGTCGATGAACGCACCAACCTCGCCGGCTCGAACAAGTTCGAGATGCTGATGTTTCGTCTGGGCAAGGACAAGGCCTTGGGCCAGTCCGAATTGTTCGGCATCAACGTCTTCAAGATCCGCGAGATCATGGCCATGCCCGCGATCACGCCCGTGGTCGGGGCGGACAGGTGCTCGCTGGGGGTGGTCAACCTGCGCGGCCAGGTGATACCGGTGTTCGACCTGCCGCACATCGTCGGCTGCACGCCCGAGACGGGGCTGAACATCCTGCTGGTGACGGAGTACGGGCGCACCACCCAGGCCTTCGCGGTGGAGTCGGTCGAGGACATCGCGCGTCTGGACTGGAAGCAGGTGATTCCCGCCGAGGCCAGCGGCAACGTCAAGTCGCTGGTGACGAGCTTCGCGCGGCTGGACGACGATGGCAGCGGCCAGCAGCGCCTGGCCCAGGTGCTGGACGTGGAAGCCATCGTGCAGATGGTCACGCCCGAAGCCGAGCGCCACACCGTTGAAGGCAAGCAACTGGGCGCCAAGGTACGCATGCAGGGCGAGGCCATCGTGCTGGCGGCCGACGATTCCTTCGTCGCCCGCGCGCTGCTGGAGCAGGAGCTCAAGGCCCTGGGCGCGTCCTACGAACTGGTCAAGTCCGGGCGCGAAGCCTGGGAGCGGCTCAACGCCCTGGCCGAGGTGGCCGAGGCCGAGAACAAGTCCATCCACGACAAGGTCGGCCTGGTGCTGACCGACCTGGAAATGCCCGAGATGGACGGCTTCACGCTCACGCGCAACATCAAGCACGACGCCCGCTTTGCCGGCGTGCCGGTGCTGATCCACTCCTCGCTCTCGGGCACGACCAACGAAGACCTGGTGCGCAAGGTGGGCGCCAATGGCTACGTGGCCAAGTTCGAGGCCACCGAGCTGGCCAATGCCATCCGCAGCGCGCTGGGCAGCAGCCCGGGCGCGGCCGGCGCCTGA
- a CDS encoding ABC transporter permease produces the protein MAEALADSLSPARRAWQRFKRNRLGYWSLILFCALTLLSLGAELVSNDRPLLVRYEGQFYLPMLHDYPETTFGGDFATPTDYLDPYVRQKLSADGNWAIYTLNPSGAGTLNYFADAPFPSGPSRQNWLGTDDRGRDLLAQLIYGFRVSVLFGLALTAVGVVLGILAGAIQGFFGGKIDLAFQRFIEIWGSMPELYLLIIFSAIFAPSIALLLVLLSLFGWMGLSDYVRAEFLRNRQLDYVKAARALGVSNGQIMWRHILPNSMVPVVTFLPFRMSAAILALTSLDFLGLGVPPGTPSLGELLSQGKNNIDAWWISIFTFAVLVLTLLLLTFMGDALRDALDPRKADA, from the coding sequence ATGGCTGAAGCACTGGCAGACAGCCTCTCCCCCGCCCGCCGCGCGTGGCAGCGCTTCAAGCGCAACCGGCTGGGCTACTGGAGCCTGATCCTGTTCTGTGCGCTGACCTTGCTGAGCCTGGGGGCCGAGCTGGTCAGCAATGACCGCCCCCTGCTGGTGCGCTACGAGGGGCAGTTCTATCTGCCCATGCTGCACGACTACCCCGAGACCACGTTTGGCGGCGACTTCGCCACGCCCACCGATTACCTGGACCCCTACGTGCGCCAAAAACTGTCGGCGGATGGCAACTGGGCGATCTACACCCTGAACCCCTCCGGTGCGGGCACGCTGAACTACTTTGCCGATGCGCCTTTCCCCTCCGGCCCCTCGCGCCAGAACTGGCTGGGCACGGACGACCGCGGACGCGACCTGCTGGCGCAGCTCATCTACGGCTTTCGCGTGAGCGTGCTGTTTGGCCTGGCGCTCACGGCCGTGGGTGTGGTGCTGGGCATCCTGGCCGGTGCCATCCAGGGCTTTTTCGGCGGCAAGATCGATCTGGCCTTCCAGCGCTTCATCGAAATCTGGGGCTCCATGCCCGAGCTCTACCTGCTCATCATCTTCAGCGCCATCTTCGCGCCCAGCATCGCGCTGCTGCTGGTGCTGCTTTCGCTCTTTGGCTGGATGGGCCTGTCGGACTACGTGCGCGCCGAATTCCTGCGCAACCGCCAGCTCGATTACGTCAAGGCGGCGCGTGCGCTCGGCGTTTCCAACGGGCAGATCATGTGGCGCCACATCCTGCCCAACTCCATGGTGCCGGTGGTTACCTTCCTGCCGTTTCGCATGAGCGCGGCCATCCTGGCGCTGACCTCGCTGGACTTCCTCGGCCTGGGCGTGCCACCCGGCACGCCCAGCCTGGGCGAGTTGCTCAGCCAGGGCAAGAACAACATCGACGCCTGGTGGATCTCCATCTTCACCTTCGCCGTGCTCGTGCTCACGTTGCTGCTGCTCACCTTCATGGGCGACGCGCTGCGCGACGCGCTCGACCCGCGAAAGGCCGACGCATGA
- a CDS encoding amino acid ABC transporter substrate-binding protein, translating to MFDPAPCATRRRALLALGGACILPCAHASTPVFVMQNEPHLRHARALVFAALDAAGLRARFSDAPLGNEQRNVHQISSGLTHLDMMPATPKRLELVREGKLRMIPIPLDRGLLGWRVNLLLQSRRDMLAQVRGAGDLAQFTMGQNVGWMDTAIYRAAGIPVKEIKTWSNGEFTEQMEAGFLDLFPLGLEETLSYFLAHFQRRYPQLTTDPHILMRYPWFRFAWLAPGASTAALHDALQQGFDRIVANGSFVRVWQKHRKIPPPSVLRGRVPIDIPNPFYDNTLVPARYRHLLAQPARS from the coding sequence ATGTTCGACCCAGCCCCCTGCGCGACGCGTCGGCGCGCCTTGCTGGCCCTGGGCGGCGCCTGCATCCTGCCCTGCGCCCACGCCAGCACCCCCGTATTCGTGATGCAGAACGAGCCCCATCTGCGCCACGCGCGGGCGCTGGTGTTCGCCGCCCTGGACGCGGCCGGCCTGCGGGCCCGGTTCAGCGACGCACCGCTGGGCAACGAACAGCGCAACGTGCACCAGATCAGCAGCGGCCTCACGCATCTGGACATGATGCCCGCCACCCCCAAAAGGCTGGAGCTGGTGCGCGAGGGCAAGCTGCGCATGATCCCCATACCGCTCGACCGCGGCCTGCTGGGCTGGCGCGTCAATCTGCTGCTGCAGTCGCGCCGAGACATGCTCGCCCAGGTGCGCGGCGCGGGCGATCTGGCGCAGTTCACCATGGGCCAGAACGTCGGCTGGATGGATACGGCGATCTACCGCGCCGCCGGCATCCCGGTCAAGGAAATCAAGACCTGGAGCAATGGCGAATTCACCGAGCAGATGGAGGCGGGCTTCCTCGACCTGTTCCCGCTCGGGCTGGAGGAGACGCTGAGCTACTTCCTGGCGCATTTCCAGCGGCGCTACCCCCAGCTCACGACCGATCCGCACATCCTCATGCGCTACCCCTGGTTTCGCTTTGCGTGGCTGGCCCCGGGCGCATCCACGGCCGCGCTGCACGATGCGCTGCAGCAAGGGTTTGACCGCATTGTCGCCAATGGCAGCTTCGTGCGCGTCTGGCAGAAACACCGCAAGATCCCACCGCCATCGGTGCTGCGCGGGCGCGTTCCGATCGACATCCCCAACCCGTTCTACGACAACACGCTGGTGCCGGCGCGCTACCGCCACCTGCTGGCGCAGCCCGCCCGCTCATGA
- a CDS encoding N-6 DNA methylase, translating to MTLVKSKQRVADHGEVFTPPWLVQAMLDLVKGETERIDSRFLEPACGSGNFLVQILRRKLAAVELKYGRSDFEKRHFALHGLMCIYGIELLPDNIAECRGNLLEIFAQYLGLDEDDDLYRAASFVLTQNLVHGDALTMQSACRQPITFAEWGYLGKGKFLRRDFRFDVLTHSSAFSAEDSLFAHLGKHEIFTPVREYPSMTVAELARMEAVFALRRYEDASLRYTGIESHEGLTRYGLYDTVVACE from the coding sequence ATGACCCTCGTCAAATCCAAACAGCGCGTCGCCGACCACGGAGAGGTCTTCACCCCGCCGTGGCTGGTGCAGGCCATGCTCGACCTGGTGAAGGGCGAGACGGAGCGCATCGACAGCCGCTTTCTGGAGCCGGCCTGCGGCAGCGGCAACTTCCTGGTGCAGATCCTGCGGCGCAAGCTCGCTGCCGTCGAACTCAAGTACGGCAGATCGGATTTCGAAAAGCGCCACTTCGCCCTGCACGGCCTGATGTGCATCTACGGCATCGAGCTGTTGCCCGACAACATCGCCGAATGCCGCGGCAACCTGCTGGAAATCTTTGCCCAATACCTGGGGCTGGACGAGGACGACGACCTCTATCGCGCGGCCAGCTTCGTGCTGACGCAAAACCTGGTGCATGGCGACGCCCTGACCATGCAAAGCGCCTGCAGGCAGCCCATCACCTTTGCCGAATGGGGCTACCTGGGCAAGGGCAAATTCCTGCGGCGCGACTTCCGGTTCGACGTGCTCACGCATTCATCGGCCTTCAGCGCCGAAGACTCGCTGTTTGCCCACCTCGGCAAGCATGAAATCTTCACCCCTGTCAGGGAGTATCCGTCGATGACCGTGGCCGAGCTGGCGCGGATGGAGGCGGTGTTTGCCTTGCGCCGCTACGAAGACGCGTCGCTGCGCTACACGGGGATCGAGAGCCACGAAGGGCTGACCCGCTACGGGCTGTATGACACGGTGGTGGCGTGCGAGTGA